Genomic window (Candidatus Omnitrophota bacterium):
TATTCACGGTTCACTCTTCACTCTTTCCGGAGGAAAACCAATGTCAAAGTTATTAATTGTAGATGATGAACAAGATGTTAGAGAATTTGCAAAGAGTTTTTTTACGAAGCGAAAGATTGACGTAAGAACAGCTTCTGGAGGTGCGGAGGCTTTGGTTCTTATCGAGGAAGATAATCCTGATCTTGTGCTTTTAGATGTGCGCATGGGTGAGATGACAGGAGTTGAGACGTTACGAAAGCTTCGAGAAAAAGGAAACAATGTCAAAGTTATTATGGTTACAGGTGTTGAGGATCAAGACGTTATTGATGAGACAAAAAGTCTTGGCGTGGTCAACTATGTTCATAAGCCTCTGGCTTTAGATGAGCTAGAACAGATTGTACTGAAAGAGCTCGCATAAGCGAGCTTGTGAAGCGGGAAACGTGAAGAGTGAAGAAAAAATGCAAAAAATAAAAAATTTTAGAGATCTTGAAATCTGGAAACTTGGAAAAGAAATTGTCATTGATATATATGAAACAATAAAGGGATTTCCAAAAGAAGAAGTTTTTGGAATTAGCTCTCAAATGCGTAGAGCTGCAGTCTCGATTCCGTGAAATATAGCTGAAGGTTTTAATCGTTATCATAATAAAGAATATAAGCATTTTTTGTATATTGCTCTTGGTTCGTGCGCAGAGCTGGAAACGCAAGCTGAAATCTGCTATGATTTAAAATATCTAACGAAGGTTTGCCTTGATAGTTTATTAGAAAAGATTGATTATGAAACTAGGATGATCAGAAATTTAATTAAGAAACTTTAAGCTCAGCATGTTTTTTAGTATTTTCAATCCTGTTATTTAAACGCTTCACGTTTCACTTTTAACGTTTCACTATTTTTAAAAATTATGGAAATAAATTATAAAAAAGAACTTGAGAACGCCAGTCGTAGCATGATTTTGGTTCATGACCCTAATCTTTTGATCAAATTGATTATCCGCCTGATTGTACGCAAAGTTCATGCCAAGCATGCCGGTGTTTTGCTTTTTCAGCCTGAAAAAGATTGTTATGTTTTAACCATCTCCGGCGGGAAAGAAGGGATGAAAATCCCGCCTGGGTTTGCAAAATTTACCAAAGAAAATTCTCTTGTAAAACTTTTTACGCAAAAACAATACTATGAGCAATTTGCTAAAAAGGGGTATTTGATTGTTTCCGATTTGAATAAATTAATTTGGCAGGAAAGTGTTTTAGCAAGCCAAGAAGAAAAAAAGGAATTCTTAAATAGTGTTATTCGTCAAATGGGGATGTTTAATGTTTTGGCATGCGTTCCGGCATATTTTCATGGTAACCTTTTGGCGCTTCTTTTGCTAGGGGAAAAATCTACCAATGAAGGATACAACGCCGAGGAGCTTGACTTTTTATCGGCCCTAGCATCAAATGTGGCG
Coding sequences:
- a CDS encoding response regulator produces the protein MSKLLIVDDEQDVREFAKSFFTKRKIDVRTASGGAEALVLIEEDNPDLVLLDVRMGEMTGVETLRKLREKGNNVKVIMVTGVEDQDVIDETKSLGVVNYVHKPLALDELEQIVLKELA